The Novipirellula caenicola genome includes a region encoding these proteins:
- a CDS encoding M14 family metallopeptidase, giving the protein MIALLIVLGFAPAAKSEILDNPLGITFHSEDRSVSFTSKFPGGRMNECVQIADDDFAVTIQPESDPINDSAWYAFRVNSTEERTISVRLKYVGGSHRYDPKISRDGKNWESAEHLMADRHPAGTEVRLKIPVDGKPLWVAGQELLSSGTVAKWTSDLSQQPHVKRSVIGKSVQGRPLYRLDITETDHPDFVFIIARQHPPEVSGAIGMMHFVDALTSDNELATSFRKRYCAVVVPTVNPDGVALGNWRCNANGVDLNRDWMHFTQPETRALRNEMLKCRNAADQKLCLFMDFHSTYDDVFYTPPRDADLYPAGFTDNWLSAIQKRFPNYHVNGDDNHHAHRSTSKAWVADTLGVTAITYEFGDETDRETIRRVASGSAEEMMKLLLALPEPDSQMAAAQVSIQR; this is encoded by the coding sequence TTGATTGCGTTGCTGATCGTGCTCGGATTCGCTCCTGCGGCGAAATCCGAGATCTTGGACAATCCGCTCGGGATCACCTTCCATAGCGAAGATCGCTCGGTTTCGTTTACCAGTAAATTCCCTGGGGGACGAATGAACGAGTGCGTCCAAATCGCCGACGATGATTTTGCCGTCACAATCCAACCCGAATCGGATCCAATCAACGACAGTGCTTGGTATGCGTTCCGAGTCAACTCGACCGAAGAGCGAACGATTTCGGTACGACTAAAATATGTCGGCGGATCGCATCGCTACGATCCCAAGATCAGCCGTGATGGTAAGAATTGGGAGAGTGCCGAACATCTGATGGCCGATCGACATCCTGCCGGAACCGAAGTGCGACTAAAAATCCCGGTGGATGGCAAGCCGTTGTGGGTGGCGGGTCAAGAACTGCTAAGCAGCGGGACGGTTGCCAAGTGGACTTCGGATCTGAGCCAACAACCGCACGTCAAGCGATCGGTGATTGGCAAATCGGTGCAAGGACGTCCGCTGTACCGATTGGATATTACTGAAACCGATCACCCCGACTTTGTTTTCATTATCGCGCGTCAACATCCACCCGAAGTCTCCGGTGCGATTGGGATGATGCATTTTGTCGACGCATTAACGTCTGACAATGAGTTGGCGACATCGTTTCGCAAACGCTACTGCGCCGTCGTCGTGCCAACGGTGAATCCCGATGGTGTGGCGCTGGGCAATTGGCGATGCAATGCAAACGGAGTCGATTTGAATCGTGATTGGATGCACTTTACCCAGCCCGAGACGCGTGCGTTACGCAACGAGATGCTGAAGTGTCGCAACGCTGCCGATCAAAAGTTGTGTCTGTTTATGGATTTCCACAGCACCTATGACGACGTGTTTTACACGCCACCTCGTGATGCCGATTTGTATCCCGCGGGATTCACCGACAATTGGCTCTCGGCGATTCAAAAACGATTTCCCAACTACCACGTCAACGGCGATGACAATCACCACGCTCACCGTTCGACCAGCAAAGCTTGGGTGGCCGATACGCTTGGTGTCACCGCGATCACGTATGAATTCGGTGATGAAACCGATCGCGAAACCATCCGTCGCGTCGCGAGTGGTTCGGCCGAAGAAATGATGAAGCTGTTGTTGGCGCTACCGGAGCCTGATTCGCAAATGGCGGCGGCACAGGTCTCGATTCAACGCTAA
- a CDS encoding CDP-alcohol phosphatidyltransferase family protein has product MNDPVANRRPIKSRQMPVFQWLAARLARTAITPNQISGTSIALAFAAGCAMAATSASDTVITQRGLWILAAAMIQCRLIANLLDGMVAVEGGKSSPVGDLFNEVPDRISDSAIFIGAGYAVGGYPLLGFAAALIAMFVAYVRAIGASVDAGQVFAGPFAKPQRMALMIVTCIAMAILPAAWQSIPSQPTITVVATALAVICIGGIITAIRRLQKIAAILRSKSER; this is encoded by the coding sequence ATGAATGATCCGGTTGCCAATCGTCGCCCGATAAAATCACGCCAAATGCCAGTGTTTCAGTGGCTCGCCGCTCGATTGGCGAGGACCGCGATCACGCCAAACCAAATTTCAGGCACGAGCATCGCACTGGCGTTTGCCGCAGGGTGTGCCATGGCCGCCACCTCAGCGAGTGATACTGTGATCACGCAGCGGGGATTGTGGATTCTGGCCGCTGCGATGATTCAGTGCCGACTGATTGCGAACTTGTTAGACGGAATGGTCGCGGTCGAAGGCGGCAAGAGTTCGCCGGTGGGCGATCTGTTTAACGAGGTTCCTGACCGCATCTCGGATTCCGCGATTTTTATCGGAGCGGGGTACGCCGTCGGCGGGTATCCGCTGCTCGGGTTTGCAGCGGCGCTAATTGCGATGTTTGTCGCTTACGTTCGCGCGATTGGCGCAAGTGTGGACGCAGGCCAAGTCTTTGCCGGGCCGTTTGCCAAACCGCAGAGGATGGCGTTGATGATCGTCACCTGTATCGCGATGGCAATTCTGCCCGCTGCGTGGCAGTCGATCCCATCACAACCGACGATCACGGTCGTCGCGACCGCACTAGCGGTGATTTGCATCGGCGGAATCATCACGGCGATTCGGCGGCTACAGAAAATCGCTGCGATTTTGCGGTCGAAAAGTGAGCGGTGA
- a CDS encoding DUF1080 domain-containing protein, whose translation MNAHAQETEPASAESASAVRAFIDDDGPGWRSLSESDFTHVNSAEDTWSWKDGVLHCTGRPVSVLRTTKPVKNFEMVVEWMHERSAGNSGVFVWTTPESIEKITKAGKPGLPAGIEVQILDHGYTEMRKSRGQSYDWFGTNGDVFPVRVKMTPFPPLSPDGSRSFPRKHLAKGHGHWNHYYIRGINGEVRLWVNGEEVSGGTGIEPAEGYLCLESEGSPIQFRKLRIRELP comes from the coding sequence GTGAACGCCCACGCACAAGAAACCGAGCCGGCGTCCGCTGAATCCGCATCCGCCGTGCGGGCCTTCATCGACGATGACGGCCCGGGGTGGCGATCGCTGAGCGAATCCGATTTTACGCACGTCAACAGTGCGGAGGACACGTGGTCATGGAAGGATGGCGTGTTGCACTGCACCGGGCGGCCCGTCTCGGTGCTGCGAACGACCAAGCCAGTGAAGAACTTTGAAATGGTGGTCGAGTGGATGCATGAACGATCCGCCGGAAACTCGGGTGTTTTTGTTTGGACAACGCCTGAGTCAATCGAAAAAATCACCAAGGCGGGAAAGCCCGGATTGCCCGCGGGGATCGAAGTTCAGATTCTCGATCACGGTTACACCGAGATGCGAAAATCGCGAGGCCAGAGCTATGATTGGTTTGGTACCAACGGCGATGTCTTTCCGGTCAGAGTGAAAATGACGCCGTTTCCACCGCTGTCGCCCGATGGCAGTCGCAGCTTCCCACGCAAACATCTTGCCAAAGGACATGGTCATTGGAATCACTATTACATTCGCGGTATCAATGGCGAAGTCCGACTGTGGGTCAACGGCGAAGAGGTTTCTGGAGGCACGGGGATCGAGCCGGCCGAAGGTTACCTTTGTTTGGAAAGCGAAGGATCGCCAATCCAATTTCGCAAACTTCGAATTCGTGAGTTGCCCTAA
- a CDS encoding alpha/beta hydrolase-fold protein, whose amino-acid sequence MNRIVCFLFLSLACNLLMADQPFDELSIQYTGGSYDNETFEYRLMKPETIEPGTKYPLVLFLHGAGERGDDNTSQLKYFPTEMASEANRKAFPCFVLAPQCRKEKKWVDVDWSDHEATAMPESPSDQMQAAIQMLERTIAENPIDTSRVYLTGLSMGGYGSWDLTARHPDWFAAAIIVCGGGDDTQASKLVDLPIWVFHGDADDAVPVHRSRKMVAAIKDAGGKKIKYTELPGVGHNSWDHAYSQDAGAIKWMFEQTKAK is encoded by the coding sequence ATGAACCGAATTGTTTGTTTCCTGTTCCTTTCTCTTGCTTGTAATTTGCTGATGGCCGATCAACCTTTCGATGAATTGAGCATCCAGTACACCGGCGGTTCGTATGACAACGAGACGTTCGAGTACCGTTTGATGAAACCTGAGACGATCGAACCGGGAACGAAATATCCGCTGGTTTTGTTTCTACATGGAGCGGGCGAACGAGGTGACGACAACACGTCGCAGCTAAAGTATTTCCCGACCGAGATGGCCAGCGAAGCGAATCGCAAAGCGTTTCCCTGTTTTGTGTTGGCACCTCAGTGCCGCAAAGAAAAGAAATGGGTCGATGTCGATTGGAGCGATCATGAGGCGACCGCGATGCCCGAGTCGCCATCGGATCAAATGCAAGCGGCGATACAAATGCTCGAGCGGACGATCGCCGAAAATCCGATCGATACATCACGCGTTTACTTGACCGGCCTTTCCATGGGCGGATACGGATCGTGGGATTTGACCGCACGGCACCCGGATTGGTTCGCCGCAGCGATCATCGTTTGTGGCGGCGGGGACGACACGCAAGCGTCGAAGCTTGTTGATCTGCCGATTTGGGTTTTCCACGGTGATGCCGATGATGCGGTACCGGTCCATCGGTCTCGCAAGATGGTCGCTGCGATCAAAGACGCCGGAGGCAAGAAAATCAAATACACGGAATTGCCCGGCGTCGGCCACAACAGTTGGGACCATGCCTACTCGCAAGATGCCGGCGCGATCAAGTGGATGTTTGAGCAGACAAAAGCCAAGTAG
- a CDS encoding VCBS repeat-containing protein → MLNRLLMPIAAVALVTTCVHAEVPSFEKNVLDAQIGNVCYAVTAADVNNDGKIDAVAISEDEVVWYQNPDWTRHSMIKNAVSPDHVCIAAHDIDGDGKVDFALGAGWPTSGGTIHWLRRGETLDEPWQVFNISSEPWTHRMRWADVLGRGSKQLVVSPLNASSGSGIRLMAFPILSDPESGPWKPIVIDGSLNRAHNHWHLPSTEDNGAEQTLVASEEGITWIGKHEANGFQVKRIASGAAGKSPAQRGSGEVKTGRLSPSTSLIATIEPMHGNQVVAYIGNDVTDEKQQRIVLDDTFSQGHAVWCADLDGDGADEIIAAYRNPGDGPVKGPGIFIYQADDERGQHWSRTTLDPMMACEDLWCDDFNGDGKVDILAGGRATHDVNLYLNQSGKSSTTAND, encoded by the coding sequence ATGCTCAACCGACTTCTGATGCCCATCGCGGCCGTAGCGCTGGTGACGACTTGCGTCCACGCCGAAGTTCCCTCGTTCGAAAAAAACGTGCTCGATGCACAAATCGGCAACGTTTGTTACGCCGTTACCGCAGCGGACGTCAACAACGATGGAAAGATCGATGCGGTTGCGATAAGCGAAGACGAGGTGGTGTGGTATCAAAATCCCGACTGGACTCGGCATTCGATGATCAAAAACGCGGTCTCACCCGACCACGTTTGCATCGCAGCCCATGATATCGACGGCGATGGGAAGGTCGATTTTGCCCTGGGTGCCGGTTGGCCTACCAGCGGCGGCACGATCCACTGGCTGCGACGTGGTGAGACGCTGGACGAACCCTGGCAAGTGTTCAATATCTCATCCGAACCATGGACGCATCGCATGCGATGGGCGGATGTTTTAGGCCGTGGCAGCAAACAGCTTGTCGTCTCGCCACTCAATGCGAGCTCAGGTTCAGGCATCCGCCTGATGGCGTTCCCGATCCTCAGTGATCCTGAATCGGGTCCATGGAAACCAATCGTTATCGATGGCAGCCTGAACCGCGCCCACAACCATTGGCATCTGCCGTCGACCGAGGACAATGGCGCCGAGCAAACGCTAGTCGCTAGCGAAGAAGGAATCACGTGGATTGGCAAGCATGAAGCGAACGGCTTTCAAGTCAAACGAATTGCCTCGGGCGCCGCAGGCAAATCACCAGCCCAGCGGGGCAGTGGCGAAGTCAAAACCGGACGACTGTCTCCGTCCACCTCGCTGATCGCCACGATCGAACCGATGCACGGCAATCAGGTAGTGGCTTACATCGGCAACGACGTCACCGATGAAAAACAGCAACGCATCGTCTTGGACGATACCTTTTCGCAAGGCCATGCCGTTTGGTGTGCCGATCTGGATGGCGACGGAGCGGACGAAATCATCGCGGCGTATCGAAATCCTGGGGACGGCCCCGTCAAAGGCCCAGGGATTTTCATCTACCAAGCCGATGACGAACGCGGCCAACATTGGTCACGCACGACGCTCGACCCGATGATGGCATGCGAGGATCTGTGGTGTGACGATTTTAACGGCGATGGCAAAGTTGATATCTTGGCGGGCGGACGTGCCACGCACGATGTCAATCTGTACCTGAATCAATCCGGCAAGTCATCGACGACCGCGAACGACTAG
- a CDS encoding biopolymer transporter ExbD — translation MAVEIKKSTVAGTLSLTPLIDVVFLLLIFFLVTSEFEEQERRIDISLPTATSAVPMTSKPREIVIDINPAGTIYVGGQETSLDALQELLKNAVAANPISQTVVIRADRATAFQPVVSVMDACNRTGISDYSVTTTDGPDQ, via the coding sequence ATGGCTGTTGAAATCAAAAAATCGACTGTCGCCGGAACGCTTAGCTTGACGCCCTTGATCGACGTCGTGTTTCTGCTGCTGATCTTCTTTCTCGTCACCAGCGAGTTTGAAGAGCAGGAGCGACGGATCGACATCTCGTTGCCCACCGCGACCAGCGCGGTGCCGATGACCAGCAAACCTCGTGAAATTGTGATCGATATCAACCCGGCTGGCACGATCTATGTCGGCGGCCAGGAAACGAGCTTGGATGCGTTACAAGAACTGTTAAAGAACGCCGTCGCCGCGAATCCGATCAGCCAAACCGTGGTGATCCGAGCCGATCGCGCTACGGCGTTCCAACCGGTTGTCAGCGTGATGGACGCTTGCAACCGTACTGGAATCAGTGACTATTCGGTCACGACAACCGACGGGCCTGATCAATAG
- a CDS encoding MotA/TolQ/ExbB proton channel family protein → MNFTNPNPNRLHRMALAVVVALFVMLSLDALVLHSQDAGQMRFDAAEIQSVMQDENPAADAAIAEPSSIDLLSLISRGGRFMIPIGIMSLLVVALATERLLTLRQSKIIPRTLVDELYAISEPAENFSPNIAFHTCNDFPSPAATAIRTMLLRTGQPIGEIEDAVKETIQREADGHAAPIRWLNLAAAATPLMGLLGTVWGMIVAFHESTTLTADRSRSEQLSEGIYTALVTTLAGLIVAIPAAIFAQYLENRLAKLFNQIEKVAFDLTPRMAHFVGRRRLDHQGMLHNIERAKMNSEPTRPPAPPVPPKVRSEAN, encoded by the coding sequence GTGAATTTTACGAATCCCAATCCGAATCGACTGCACCGCATGGCGTTGGCCGTGGTGGTTGCCCTGTTCGTGATGCTCTCGCTGGACGCCTTGGTGCTCCATAGCCAAGATGCGGGGCAGATGCGTTTCGACGCAGCCGAGATTCAATCAGTGATGCAGGATGAAAACCCCGCCGCGGACGCTGCCATCGCCGAACCCTCATCGATTGATCTGCTTTCGCTGATCAGTCGTGGTGGTCGGTTCATGATCCCGATCGGCATCATGAGTTTGTTGGTCGTTGCCTTGGCAACCGAACGGCTGTTGACGTTGCGTCAGAGCAAGATTATCCCGCGGACGTTGGTCGACGAACTGTATGCCATCTCCGAACCAGCGGAAAACTTCAGCCCCAACATTGCCTTTCACACCTGCAACGATTTCCCTTCACCGGCGGCGACCGCCATTCGCACAATGTTGCTGCGAACCGGGCAACCGATTGGCGAGATCGAAGACGCCGTCAAAGAAACGATCCAGCGTGAAGCCGATGGTCACGCCGCCCCGATTCGATGGCTCAATCTGGCCGCCGCCGCAACGCCATTGATGGGACTGCTTGGCACCGTGTGGGGCATGATTGTCGCGTTTCATGAATCGACGACATTGACGGCCGATCGCAGCCGCAGCGAACAATTATCCGAAGGCATTTACACGGCATTGGTCACGACGTTGGCGGGATTGATCGTGGCGATCCCGGCGGCAATTTTCGCTCAATACCTCGAAAACCGCTTGGCGAAATTGTTCAATCAGATCGAAAAAGTCGCCTTTGATCTGACCCCGCGAATGGCTCATTTTGTCGGTCGCCGAAGACTCGACCATCAAGGGATGCTGCACAACATCGAGCGAGCCAAGATGAACTCGGAACCGACGCGTCCGCCAGCGCCTCCGGTGCCGCCGAAGGTGCGAAGTGAGGCAAATTAA
- a CDS encoding tetratricopeptide repeat protein translates to MDACRRAILGWLACIALLGTSSLGGHVWAEESSEESIAAYADAANFQTNGALELAIEHWQRFLKEYPQDPMASKAAHFLGVCYMQQENPDYVAAADAFARALKDSDYELREESLVNRGWCLYSAAGEAPNRDKDRLRESIQAFETLRKEFPKSAFLDRALFYSGEAAYGLGDAKQAVANYDQLLALPTAKESPLRCDALYARGVAYEELDQFDNAVASFRQLLGSCEKSDLVTDVHLRIGDTAIMKKKYGEAIESFDAAIKSTDNAEDLSYAIFRQAFALVQANRPGEAAEKYEQLLNEFPDSPYTASATLASAQSTYRSGDVDEAAKRFERVLEQNNPEASTEAAHWLARIYLGKGDAATASKIAKKQLDKAAEGKFVVALKLDLAESLAMNPDTLQASLEAFEQAYRDAPQDELAPRALYNAAFSALQLNKSQQAIELATEFLEKFPGDTLAPDVRFVKAESLFLMGDAAAAAEMFKELVEQSDPTDTLQRPIWIVRAATALNTAGRMNETIEMLENETDQLPEKSQRAEAQLLLGQAYLMAGNAAKSAKAFRASHQADPSWPRASEALLMSGQALFASGDNAAAKSAWTTIIKEDPNSRMADQARFKLAQLASTKQNTNEAIRYYEEIVQSGADPGLMPYAYYSLAQLLMENGKYADAVKSLDTLLSDYGSHAIRAEALLARGIATRNLNQNDAARQDLEAYLKLNPKGINLGHVLYELALIDQKQKKPEEAAKRLERLVAEVPDYPDLDKVLYELGWSYRESGKQQAAVDSFTKLIAKSPNTSLTGEAAYFVGQNHYQKQDWSEAAKYFRTSAKNTTDSELSEKALYRLGWSHFKAGNIDQAADAFRQQAEQHPDGSLAFDALMMVGECRFNERNYEQALRGFEVARKQIQADNDTAKTVRDAADRQARELVLLHGGQSAAQLKKWEEAIQWYDELRGRFPSTQYLAQVFYETGFAYQQTGDNKQALHWFGEVADNYRNEIAARARFMIGEIHFADRRFDLAIPEFQRVMYGFGAEQAPESIKNWQAKSGFEAGRCSELLMQQARTPAAKQKSKNFAVNFFQYVVEKHPKHELAGKAQTQLEALKQ, encoded by the coding sequence ATGGATGCTTGCCGGCGAGCCATTTTGGGTTGGCTTGCCTGCATCGCATTGCTAGGCACGAGCAGCTTGGGCGGACATGTTTGGGCAGAAGAATCGAGCGAAGAATCGATTGCCGCCTATGCGGACGCCGCGAATTTTCAAACCAACGGGGCTCTCGAACTGGCGATCGAGCATTGGCAACGCTTTTTGAAGGAGTACCCGCAGGACCCGATGGCGTCCAAGGCGGCCCACTTTCTAGGCGTCTGCTACATGCAGCAAGAGAATCCTGACTACGTCGCTGCCGCGGACGCGTTTGCTCGTGCCCTGAAGGATTCGGATTACGAACTACGCGAAGAGAGCCTCGTGAACCGTGGTTGGTGTCTTTATTCCGCAGCGGGCGAGGCTCCGAATCGAGACAAAGATCGATTGCGAGAGTCGATTCAAGCGTTTGAAACGCTCCGCAAAGAATTTCCCAAAAGTGCGTTCCTCGATCGTGCGTTGTTCTACAGCGGCGAAGCAGCCTATGGGTTGGGGGACGCCAAGCAGGCGGTCGCGAATTACGACCAATTGTTGGCATTACCCACCGCGAAAGAATCTCCGCTTCGATGCGACGCGTTGTACGCCCGCGGCGTTGCCTATGAAGAGCTTGACCAATTCGACAACGCGGTGGCATCGTTTCGCCAACTCTTAGGCAGCTGCGAAAAGAGCGATCTGGTCACCGATGTCCATTTGCGGATTGGTGACACCGCCATCATGAAGAAAAAATACGGCGAGGCGATTGAATCGTTTGATGCCGCAATCAAATCGACTGACAACGCCGAAGACTTGTCGTACGCAATCTTCCGGCAAGCGTTTGCATTGGTGCAAGCCAATCGGCCGGGCGAAGCCGCCGAGAAATACGAACAATTGCTGAACGAGTTCCCCGATTCTCCGTACACGGCGTCCGCCACGCTTGCTTCGGCGCAAAGCACCTATCGAAGCGGCGACGTCGACGAGGCGGCGAAACGGTTCGAACGAGTTTTAGAACAGAATAATCCCGAAGCATCGACCGAAGCGGCGCACTGGTTGGCGCGAATTTACCTTGGCAAAGGGGACGCAGCCACCGCATCGAAGATCGCCAAAAAGCAGCTCGACAAGGCGGCCGAAGGCAAATTTGTCGTTGCGTTAAAATTGGATTTGGCGGAAAGCTTGGCGATGAACCCTGACACGCTGCAGGCGTCGCTCGAAGCATTCGAGCAGGCTTACCGCGATGCCCCCCAGGACGAGCTTGCCCCTCGGGCGCTTTACAACGCGGCGTTCTCGGCGCTGCAGTTAAACAAATCTCAACAAGCCATCGAGCTGGCGACGGAGTTTCTCGAGAAATTCCCTGGCGATACGCTTGCTCCAGACGTTCGTTTTGTGAAAGCCGAGAGTCTGTTTCTGATGGGCGATGCCGCCGCTGCAGCGGAGATGTTCAAAGAACTGGTTGAACAATCCGATCCAACGGACACGTTGCAGCGTCCGATTTGGATTGTCCGCGCCGCAACCGCACTGAACACCGCCGGCCGGATGAACGAGACGATTGAGATGCTCGAAAACGAAACCGACCAATTGCCTGAGAAATCGCAGCGTGCCGAAGCTCAATTGTTACTCGGTCAAGCCTATTTGATGGCTGGCAACGCAGCGAAATCTGCCAAGGCGTTTCGTGCATCACATCAAGCCGATCCAAGTTGGCCACGCGCATCTGAAGCGTTGCTGATGTCCGGCCAAGCCTTGTTTGCATCCGGAGACAACGCCGCAGCGAAATCCGCTTGGACCACGATCATCAAAGAGGATCCGAACAGCCGGATGGCGGATCAGGCTCGATTCAAACTGGCTCAACTCGCCAGCACGAAACAAAACACAAACGAGGCGATCCGGTACTACGAAGAGATCGTCCAATCCGGCGCCGACCCCGGTTTGATGCCGTACGCGTATTACAGCCTCGCTCAATTGTTGATGGAGAACGGGAAGTACGCCGATGCGGTGAAATCGCTGGACACGCTGCTAAGCGACTATGGATCGCATGCCATCCGTGCCGAAGCGCTGTTGGCGCGTGGCATTGCGACACGAAACCTAAATCAAAACGATGCTGCACGCCAAGATCTCGAAGCCTATTTGAAGCTCAATCCCAAAGGCATCAACCTCGGTCACGTGCTGTACGAATTGGCCCTGATCGATCAGAAACAAAAGAAGCCCGAAGAAGCAGCCAAGCGGCTCGAGCGATTGGTGGCCGAAGTCCCTGACTATCCCGATTTGGACAAGGTCTTGTACGAATTGGGATGGTCCTATCGCGAATCGGGCAAACAACAAGCCGCAGTCGATTCGTTCACCAAGCTGATTGCCAAGTCCCCCAACACATCGTTGACCGGAGAAGCAGCCTATTTTGTCGGGCAAAATCATTACCAGAAACAAGATTGGTCCGAAGCGGCAAAGTACTTTCGCACCTCGGCTAAAAACACCACCGATTCTGAACTGTCCGAAAAGGCACTCTATCGACTTGGTTGGTCCCACTTCAAAGCCGGCAACATTGACCAGGCCGCCGATGCATTCAGACAACAAGCCGAACAGCATCCCGACGGCTCGCTTGCATTTGACGCTTTGATGATGGTGGGCGAATGTCGCTTCAATGAACGGAACTACGAACAAGCTCTTCGCGGATTCGAGGTCGCTCGAAAGCAGATCCAAGCCGACAACGACACTGCAAAAACCGTACGGGATGCGGCGGACCGTCAAGCCAGAGAACTGGTGCTGTTGCACGGAGGCCAAAGTGCCGCCCAGCTAAAGAAATGGGAGGAAGCGATCCAGTGGTACGATGAACTTCGCGGACGCTTTCCATCGACGCAGTACTTGGCCCAGGTCTTTTATGAAACCGGGTTTGCCTATCAACAGACCGGTGACAACAAACAAGCGTTGCACTGGTTCGGCGAAGTCGCTGACAATTACCGCAACGAAATCGCAGCGCGGGCGAGGTTCATGATCGGCGAAATCCATTTCGCAGACCGACGATTTGACCTCGCGATCCCAGAGTTCCAACGAGTCATGTACGGCTTTGGTGCCGAACAGGCTCCCGAATCGATCAAAAATTGGCAAGCCAAGAGTGGTTTCGAAGCCGGCCGGTGCAGCGAATTGTTAATGCAACAAGCCCGCACACCGGCAGCCAAACAGAAATCAAAAAACTTCGCGGTTAACTTCTTTCAATATGTTGTTGAAAAACATCCGAAGCACGAACTGGCGGGAAAAGCACAAACGCAATTAGAGGCTTTGAAACAGTAG
- a CDS encoding NAD-dependent epimerase/dehydratase family protein yields MSELTSVITGGAGFIGSHLTESLLSQGHRVIVVDDLSTGRKNNIQGLLDHPNVEYIEGSVTEESLVNEVVDRADRVYHLAAAVGVALIAKQPIQTIERNVYPTQLILNRLGERASQGKFVPCFIASTSEVYGKNPKEVWSEEDDLVFGATTKPRWSYGVSKAIDEFLGLAFYKEKQLPVVVGRFFNVVGPRQTGAYGMVLPRFVEAALRGGPLVVHDDGKQVRCFAHVDDVVRAVSDLVNKPDTAGRVYNIGSDVPVSILQLAQRVVERVNPKATIEFQTYADAYDDSFEDIRRRVPDLTRIREAIGYAPTKDLDGIIDAVAKYQSSL; encoded by the coding sequence GTGAGTGAGCTGACTTCGGTAATCACAGGTGGAGCAGGGTTTATTGGTTCGCATTTGACGGAATCGCTGCTTTCGCAAGGGCACCGCGTGATCGTGGTCGATGACCTGTCGACCGGACGCAAAAACAACATCCAAGGGCTGCTAGATCATCCCAACGTCGAGTACATCGAAGGTTCGGTCACCGAAGAGTCGTTGGTCAACGAAGTCGTCGATCGCGCCGACCGGGTGTACCACTTGGCCGCCGCCGTCGGCGTTGCACTGATTGCCAAGCAGCCGATTCAAACCATCGAACGCAACGTCTATCCGACTCAGTTGATTTTGAATCGATTGGGGGAACGAGCAAGCCAAGGTAAATTTGTGCCTTGTTTCATTGCCAGCACCAGCGAAGTGTATGGCAAGAACCCCAAAGAGGTTTGGTCCGAAGAAGACGATCTTGTCTTTGGTGCGACGACCAAGCCGCGTTGGAGTTACGGCGTTTCCAAAGCGATCGATGAATTTCTGGGGCTGGCGTTCTACAAAGAAAAACAGTTGCCCGTCGTCGTCGGCCGTTTCTTTAACGTCGTCGGTCCTCGGCAAACCGGAGCCTACGGGATGGTGTTGCCGCGGTTTGTCGAAGCAGCACTGCGAGGGGGACCGTTGGTGGTTCACGACGATGGAAAACAAGTGCGATGTTTTGCGCATGTTGACGATGTCGTCCGAGCCGTATCGGATTTGGTCAACAAACCGGATACCGCAGGTCGCGTTTACAACATCGGCAGCGATGTGCCTGTGTCGATTCTGCAGCTGGCCCAGCGTGTTGTCGAGCGAGTCAATCCGAAAGCGACGATCGAGTTCCAAACGTATGCTGACGCGTACGATGATTCCTTCGAAGACATTCGCCGGCGTGTTCCCGATCTGACGCGAATTCGTGAAGCGATCGGCTACGCTCCGACCAAAGATCTCGACGGGATCATCGACGCGGTCGCGAAATATCAATCTTCGCTCTAG